The DNA window ATGTACACGGTGTACATCCGTGACCTCACCGAGGTGCGTGCTGCCCGGGAGGCAATGGACGCCAGCCACGCCCTGTTGCGAGCCGTGGTGGACAGTGTTCCAGAAACCATTTTCGTCAAGAATCTGGACCGGCAGTACGTGTTGATCAACACCACGGGCGCTGCACGACTCGGCCAACCGATGGAAGCCATCCTCGGGCGGACGGACGAGGACTACTTTCCTGCCAGTGTGGCCGCCCGTCGCATGCGAGACAAGATCGTATTGGAAACCGGAACACGTATGATCGCCGAATTTACCGAGCAATTCCCGGACGGCACCCACCGGCACTTCTGGACCAGCAAAGACGTGTACCGGGACCCCAGCGGAAACGTGGCCGGACTGATCGGCGCCGCATTCGACATCACTGAGCGCAAGCGAAATGAAGCGACCATCCGCGTACACAACCAGACCCTGCAGGATCAAGTGGAAGAGGCGCAGTTCGAGATCCTTGCGCGGCTCGCGCGCGCTGCCGAATACCGTGACGACGACACCGGTGACCACATGAACCGCGTGGCCATGACAGCTGCGGGTATCGCCCGGGAACTCAAGCTGCCCGACGACACAGTGAGCCTGATCCGGCGTGCCGCACCCATGCATGACGTGGGCAAGATTGGTATCTCCGACTCGATCTTGTTGAAACCAGGCCGCCTGACTCCGGAGGAGTTCGAAGTCGTCAAGTCCCACACCACGATTGGGGCGGGCATCCTGGAAGGTGGGCACTCACCGTTGGTCACGGTCGCCGAAGAAATTGCGCGCACGCACCACGAACGCTGGGACGGCACGGGTTACCCGTCCGGGTTGGTGGGTGAAGCCATTCCGATCACAGGCAGGATCGTGGCGGTTGCGGACGTGCTGGACGCCCTGACCAGCGATCGGCCGTATAAACGAGCGTGGCCGTTTGAGGCGGCGATGGCGGAAATCCGGGCGCAGGCCGGTCGGCATTTCGATCCCCGGGTGGTCGCGGCCCTCGAGCGACTCACGCGTGCCGATCACCCGCGCTGAAGACCAGTCAGCCTGAGCAGCGAAGTTTTCGCTTGTGAAGGCGGTGGTGTTGTCAGATGTTCGTCACGGCGCGTCCCTCACCATGAGAGGGAAGCAGCCGCACAACGAATCCCACCTGCTTGTCGTGACAGGTCGTGAACCCTTATGCAAACAGACTCTTCCCTGCACGCTGCCCCTATTGACGCGACCATACAACTCAAGCGTGGCATGTACCTGCTCACCATAAGCGCGGGCACACTGCTCACATGGATCGTAACGTTCACGCTGCTCGATAACCCCCGTCAGTTCGCGTTCAGCGCCGGCGCTTCAGCGCTCTCCACCGCCATGATCATCGCGCTGGCCATGACCCCACGCGCTGTGCCCTTTGTGGAGCGCGCCTTTGTGGCCCTGTTGTCGTTGTTCCTGC is part of the Deinococcus malanensis genome and encodes:
- a CDS encoding HD domain-containing phosphohydrolase → MLGDPSTSLSESARLAALHRYAVLDTPPEAAFDRAVQVAAQVYGVPIALVSLVDSRRQWFKACYGVDMRETDRSVSMCTHALDHDGVLVVPDTMQDERFVGNPLVTGPLHIRFYAGAPLLTPDGLKVGTLCILDTVPREFLTLEQMAILQALADGVISELELRRTLAEQARERRVHAAVVKASLDAIIIVDHDGCILEWNPAAEHLLGHTRVNVLGEQLMTLIVPAHHHDRYRRGIAHLVQEHTTSQRRLETPILHCAGHAIHCEYTITSFWVDDEPMYTVYIRDLTEVRAAREAMDASHALLRAVVDSVPETIFVKNLDRQYVLINTTGAARLGQPMEAILGRTDEDYFPASVAARRMRDKIVLETGTRMIAEFTEQFPDGTHRHFWTSKDVYRDPSGNVAGLIGAAFDITERKRNEATIRVHNQTLQDQVEEAQFEILARLARAAEYRDDDTGDHMNRVAMTAAGIARELKLPDDTVSLIRRAAPMHDVGKIGISDSILLKPGRLTPEEFEVVKSHTTIGAGILEGGHSPLVTVAEEIARTHHERWDGTGYPSGLVGEAIPITGRIVAVADVLDALTSDRPYKRAWPFEAAMAEIRAQAGRHFDPRVVAALERLTRADHPR